The Cronobacter sakazakii genome has a window encoding:
- the corC gene encoding CNNM family magnesium/cobalt transport protein CorC (CorC(YbeX) belongs to the Cyclin M Mg2+ Exporter (CNNM) family, and was characterized as belonging to a set of three proteins, at least one of which must be present for CorA to function.), giving the protein MSDDNSHSSDSLNKKGFFSLLLSQLFHGEPKNRDELLELIRDSEQNELIDQDTRDMLEGVMDIADQRVRDIMIPRSQMVTLKRNQSLDECLDVIIESAHSRFPVISEDKDHIEGILMAKDLLPFMRSDAEAFSMDKVLRPAVVVPESKRVDRMLKEFRSQRYHMAIVIDEFGGVSGLVTIEDILELIVGEIEDEYDDEEDIDFRQLSRHTWTVRALASIEDFNDTFGTQFSDEEVDTIGGLVMQAFGHLPARGETIDIDGYQFKVAMADSRRIIQVHVRMPENSPQPKLED; this is encoded by the coding sequence ATGAGCGACGACAACTCACACAGTAGCGACTCACTTAACAAAAAGGGATTTTTCTCCCTCCTCTTAAGCCAGCTGTTCCACGGTGAACCCAAAAACCGTGACGAACTGCTAGAGCTTATCCGTGATTCCGAGCAGAACGAGCTTATCGACCAGGATACGCGCGACATGCTTGAAGGGGTAATGGATATCGCCGACCAGCGCGTGCGCGACATCATGATCCCCCGCTCTCAAATGGTCACCCTGAAACGCAACCAGAGCCTTGATGAATGTCTTGACGTCATTATCGAATCGGCGCATTCACGTTTCCCGGTGATTAGCGAAGACAAAGATCACATTGAAGGGATCCTGATGGCCAAGGATCTGCTGCCGTTTATGCGCAGCGATGCCGAAGCCTTCAGTATGGATAAAGTGCTGCGCCCGGCGGTTGTCGTGCCGGAAAGCAAACGGGTTGACCGGATGCTGAAAGAGTTCCGCTCACAGCGTTATCACATGGCTATCGTGATTGATGAATTCGGCGGCGTATCCGGGCTTGTGACTATCGAAGATATTCTTGAGCTCATCGTCGGCGAAATCGAAGATGAATACGACGACGAAGAAGATATCGATTTCCGTCAGCTCAGCCGCCACACCTGGACCGTGCGCGCGCTGGCTTCCATTGAAGATTTTAACGATACCTTCGGCACCCAGTTCAGCGATGAAGAAGTCGACACCATCGGCGGTCTGGTGATGCAGGCATTCGGTCATCTGCCTGCGCGCGGAGAAACCATCGACATCGATGGTTACCAGTTTAAAGTTGCCATGGCGGACAGCCGTCGTATTATCCAGGTCCACGTCAGAATGCCGGAAAACTCGCCGCAGCCTAAACTGGAAGACTAA